The Vibrio mangrovi genome includes a region encoding these proteins:
- a CDS encoding acyl-CoA dehydrogenase family protein, with the protein MNFELTKQQIELYDTAFRFASDVLEPGAGERIAAHSFDRGLWEEAAKFGYASLSIPEEDGGSGLSTLETMLMVEALGKGCSDLGLAFSLSAHLFACVVPFCSFASQTLKQTYLPGLIDGTNMMANAATEPEAGSDIYGMKSTAERVPDGYRLNGKKCFITNAPIADYFLVYAKTNPGMGFLGISAFLVPKDADGLTIGSHHEKDCLSTCLWSEVYLQDVFVSESHRIGAEGAGGAMFYDSMIWEKGCLFAYYVGAMDRMLEKVILHARERQQFGRAIAQNQSVSNRIVDMKIRLDTSRLLLYRAGWLYDQGKDSELEIAMSKLVISESAVQSGLDAIQTFGGSAIEKEMGVMQLLLDAVPSRIFSGSNDIQRGIIARKLGL; encoded by the coding sequence ATGAACTTTGAACTAACAAAGCAACAGATTGAGCTATACGATACGGCATTTCGTTTTGCCTCAGATGTCTTAGAACCGGGGGCTGGTGAGCGTATAGCAGCACACTCTTTTGATCGCGGCTTATGGGAAGAAGCAGCAAAGTTTGGTTATGCAAGCTTGTCTATCCCTGAAGAAGATGGTGGAAGTGGGCTGTCAACGCTGGAGACCATGCTTATGGTTGAAGCGTTAGGAAAAGGTTGTAGTGACTTAGGGCTGGCATTTTCTCTTTCTGCCCATCTATTTGCCTGTGTTGTGCCATTCTGTAGTTTTGCAAGTCAGACTCTCAAGCAAACCTACTTGCCGGGATTGATTGATGGAACAAACATGATGGCGAATGCTGCAACCGAACCGGAAGCAGGCTCTGATATTTATGGGATGAAATCAACGGCTGAACGGGTTCCCGATGGTTATCGTCTGAATGGGAAAAAATGTTTCATTACCAACGCACCAATTGCCGATTATTTCCTTGTCTACGCTAAAACGAACCCGGGAATGGGTTTTCTGGGAATCAGTGCATTTCTGGTACCGAAAGATGCTGATGGGCTGACGATTGGCAGCCATCATGAGAAAGATTGTCTGAGTACCTGCTTGTGGTCCGAAGTGTATCTGCAGGATGTTTTCGTTTCTGAGTCTCACCGTATAGGAGCGGAAGGTGCGGGTGGGGCAATGTTCTATGATTCCATGATTTGGGAAAAAGGATGCCTGTTTGCATATTATGTTGGTGCAATGGATCGCATGCTTGAAAAAGTGATTCTCCATGCCCGAGAGCGGCAGCAATTTGGCCGGGCAATTGCACAGAATCAATCGGTATCCAACCGGATTGTCGATATGAAGATTCGCTTAGATACTTCCCGTCTTCTCTTATACCGTGCCGGTTGGCTTTATGATCAGGGCAAGGACAGCGAACTGGAAATTGCAATGAGTAAACTCGTCATTTCCGAGTCGGCAGTTCAGTCCGGTTTGGACGCGATCCAAACATTTGGTGGCTCGGCAATAGAAAAAGAGATGGGAGTGATGCAGTTACTTCTTGATGCTGTACCTTCAAGAATCTTTTCCGGATCGAATGACATTCAGAGAGGCATTATTGCAAGAAAGTTAGGGCTCTGA
- a CDS encoding electron transfer flavoprotein subunit alpha/FixB family protein — MAILVIAEHDHLKLGEVTFNAIGAGKQIGEDIHLLIVGSHCDLVVEQATHLTGISTVLVADADIYADVLAENIANLLANIAKDYTHVVAAATAFSKNFLPRAAALLDVSFISEVIDIESHDTFCKPIYSGSAIATIQSADPIKMMTIRSTAFSAFSETGGSAAVVPVPVIEDMRLSQVISHRTVESSRPELSSARIVIGGGRGLGNETNFTLLETLGDKLGAAIGGTRAAVDAGFTGNDLQIGQTGKVIAPDLYIAVGISGAIQHTSGVKDAKTIVAINHDADAPIFKSSDYVLVADCMDVLPELIEKL, encoded by the coding sequence ATGGCTATTTTGGTTATTGCTGAACATGATCATCTCAAATTAGGGGAGGTTACATTCAATGCAATCGGAGCAGGAAAGCAGATTGGTGAAGATATTCATCTGCTGATCGTTGGTAGTCATTGCGATTTAGTCGTTGAACAGGCTACTCACCTGACCGGAATTTCAACTGTTCTGGTCGCAGATGCGGATATATATGCTGATGTACTGGCTGAGAATATTGCTAATCTGCTTGCTAATATTGCGAAGGATTATACCCATGTTGTCGCTGCTGCAACTGCGTTTTCAAAGAACTTTTTACCCCGGGCGGCAGCGTTGCTGGATGTTTCATTTATTTCCGAAGTCATTGATATCGAGAGTCATGATACTTTCTGTAAACCCATTTATTCGGGAAGTGCGATTGCCACAATACAATCTGCCGATCCGATTAAAATGATGACAATACGTTCAACCGCTTTTTCTGCATTTTCCGAAACGGGTGGCTCTGCTGCTGTGGTTCCTGTGCCCGTCATAGAAGACATGCGCCTCTCTCAGGTGATCAGTCATCGGACTGTTGAGTCTTCTCGTCCTGAACTGTCGTCAGCACGTATTGTGATCGGCGGTGGAAGAGGGCTTGGAAACGAAACTAATTTCACCTTGCTGGAAACATTGGGGGATAAACTTGGAGCGGCAATCGGAGGAACGCGAGCGGCTGTCGATGCAGGATTCACCGGGAATGATCTTCAGATTGGGCAGACTGGAAAAGTAATTGCGCCTGATTTATATATTGCCGTGGGTATTTCCGGAGCTATTCAGCACACATCCGGTGTTAAGGACGCCAAAACCATTGTGGCCATCAATCATGATGCAGATGCACCAATATTTAAATCTTCTGACTATGTTCTTGTTGCAGACTGTATGGATGTTCTTCCTGAACTCATCGAAAAATTGTAA
- a CDS encoding electron transfer flavoprotein-ubiquinone oxidoreductase, translating to MREALDFDVVIVGGGPSGLSAACRLMQLAQAGHQELSVCLIEKGAEIGAHALSGAIMESRALDELFPDWQQRSAPLSTQVDQETLFYLRNQQSAWQIPNIFVPQSMHHQGNYLVRQGKLCQWLAAQAEQLGVEIFTGFTAYDLLVNENNEVCGVITGDMGLNVRGEPKSDHMPGIELRGKYTLFAEGSRGHLGKQLIERYQLDRDADAQHFSLGLKEIWQVKPEHHQLGKVIHHFGWPLGDNAHGGSFMYFIDDYQVAIGLVVDLNYANAHLSPFEEFQRMKHHPEIARYLSGGQRLSYGARTLTKGGYSSLPKMTFPGGILIGCEAGVLNSAKLKGIHTAMKSGMLAAETLYPELSQETHGLDLTSYSEQLQQSWLYEELYAARNSSAAIHKFGPLGGGLFNFVEQNIFRGKLPGRIRDNQADHAQMVPLSQCQPINYPKPDDELSFDKASSVYIANVSHEHDQPCHLRLHNPDIPLAENFAVYGEPAQRYCPAGVYNIVEENREKRFAIDAQNCLHCKACDIKDPAQNITWTPPEGGGGPVYKNM from the coding sequence ATGCGGGAAGCCCTGGATTTTGATGTTGTGATCGTTGGCGGCGGACCATCCGGTCTGTCAGCCGCCTGTCGTCTGATGCAACTGGCACAAGCAGGACATCAGGAATTGAGCGTTTGTCTGATTGAAAAAGGCGCTGAAATTGGCGCACATGCTTTGTCTGGCGCAATTATGGAAAGTCGGGCTTTGGATGAGCTTTTCCCGGATTGGCAGCAAAGGAGTGCACCTCTTTCAACTCAGGTTGATCAGGAAACTCTCTTTTATCTTCGCAATCAACAAAGTGCCTGGCAGATTCCCAATATATTTGTTCCTCAGAGTATGCATCATCAGGGAAATTATCTGGTCAGGCAGGGAAAACTTTGTCAGTGGCTGGCCGCTCAGGCCGAGCAGCTTGGCGTAGAAATTTTTACGGGCTTCACTGCATACGATCTGCTGGTTAATGAGAACAATGAAGTTTGTGGTGTGATTACCGGTGATATGGGACTGAATGTGCGGGGAGAACCGAAATCTGACCATATGCCGGGAATTGAATTGCGTGGTAAATACACGTTATTCGCCGAAGGAAGCCGGGGACATCTTGGAAAACAACTCATTGAACGATATCAGCTGGATCGGGATGCCGATGCCCAACATTTCAGTCTGGGACTGAAAGAAATTTGGCAAGTCAAGCCCGAACATCATCAGTTAGGCAAGGTGATTCATCACTTTGGCTGGCCATTGGGGGACAATGCTCACGGTGGCAGTTTTATGTATTTTATCGATGATTATCAGGTTGCCATCGGACTTGTCGTTGATTTGAATTATGCGAATGCACATCTTAGTCCATTCGAAGAATTTCAGCGGATGAAGCATCATCCGGAGATTGCCCGGTATCTCAGTGGTGGACAACGGTTATCATATGGTGCCAGAACCTTGACCAAAGGTGGCTATAGTTCGCTCCCTAAGATGACGTTTCCCGGAGGAATCTTGATTGGATGTGAGGCCGGAGTCCTTAACAGCGCCAAACTGAAAGGCATTCATACTGCCATGAAATCAGGTATGCTGGCTGCAGAAACACTCTATCCTGAACTCTCACAGGAAACTCACGGATTGGATCTGACATCATATTCAGAACAATTACAGCAATCCTGGCTTTATGAAGAGCTGTATGCAGCAAGAAATAGTAGTGCAGCCATCCATAAATTCGGCCCTTTAGGTGGTGGTCTGTTTAATTTTGTCGAACAGAACATCTTTCGTGGCAAATTACCCGGTCGAATCCGGGATAATCAGGCTGACCACGCACAAATGGTACCACTCAGCCAATGTCAGCCGATTAACTACCCCAAACCGGATGATGAGCTTAGCTTCGATAAAGCATCCTCAGTTTATATTGCTAATGTTTCCCATGAACATGACCAGCCATGTCACCTTAGACTGCATAACCCGGATATTCCATTGGCAGAAAACTTTGCCGTATATGGTGAACCGGCACAGAGATATTGTCCTGCCGGTGTTTATAACATTGTTGAAGAGAATCGTGAGAAACGGTTTGCTATTGATGCTCAGAATTGCCTTCATTGTAAGGCATGTGACATTAAAGATCCGGCTCAGAACATTACCTGGACACCGCCTGAAGGTGGAGGTGGACCAGTATATAAAAATATGTAA
- a CDS encoding HlyU family transcriptional regulator — MGFLSRLFGQRSQHQEASSSAEPVYYKDFAIFPESIAENGQFRVAGRITREINGEMREHRFIRSDVLMSRSSADELMVTKAKMFIDQMGEKIFS; from the coding sequence GTGGGATTTTTATCTCGGCTGTTCGGTCAGCGCAGCCAGCATCAGGAAGCTTCGTCTAGTGCCGAACCTGTCTATTACAAAGATTTTGCTATTTTCCCCGAGTCTATTGCGGAAAACGGTCAGTTTCGGGTTGCCGGACGAATTACCCGGGAAATCAATGGTGAAATGAGAGAACATCGCTTCATTCGATCAGATGTGTTGATGAGTCGCAGCAGTGCTGATGAGTTAATGGTTACTAAAGCAAAAATGTTTATTGATCAGATGGGCGAAAAGATCTTCAGTTGA
- a CDS encoding electron transfer flavoprotein subunit beta/FixA family protein, with protein MKALVAIKRVADPALAVRVQSDQSCVDLSDAKMVLNPYCEIALEEAIQHKEAGVISEIVAVSVGVLACQEQLRTALALGADRAIHVEAEDHLDPLIIAKLLAKVVEKEQPALIFAGKQSVDNDNNQTGQMLAGLLGISQGTFASDIEIDSESVLVTREIDHGQQVVRLTLPTVLTADLPLNKPRHASLPNVMKARRKPIEAISAESLGVVMQRRTRLIHVESLNGQRAGIKVDSVEELVNKLKNEARVI; from the coding sequence ATGAAAGCATTAGTAGCAATAAAACGAGTCGCGGATCCGGCTTTGGCGGTCCGTGTGCAATCTGACCAGAGTTGTGTCGATTTATCTGATGCGAAGATGGTATTGAATCCTTATTGTGAAATAGCTTTGGAAGAAGCAATACAGCATAAGGAAGCCGGAGTGATATCAGAAATCGTTGCTGTTTCAGTCGGCGTTCTGGCATGTCAAGAACAGCTCAGAACTGCACTGGCTCTGGGAGCGGATCGTGCGATCCATGTAGAAGCTGAAGATCATCTGGATCCGCTGATTATCGCGAAACTACTGGCGAAGGTTGTTGAAAAGGAACAGCCAGCACTGATATTTGCCGGTAAGCAGTCGGTTGATAATGATAATAATCAGACAGGACAGATGTTGGCAGGTTTACTGGGGATCTCTCAGGGAACATTTGCTTCAGATATTGAAATTGATTCTGAATCTGTTCTTGTCACCCGGGAAATCGACCATGGTCAGCAGGTCGTTCGCCTGACATTGCCGACAGTCCTCACTGCCGATTTACCACTGAACAAACCCCGCCATGCCTCTTTGCCTAATGTGATGAAAGCCAGAAGAAAGCCGATCGAAGCTATTTCAGCAGAGAGTTTAGGTGTTGTGATGCAGCGTCGAACCCGTTTGATCCATGTTGAATCTCTGAATGGTCAGAGAGCCGGTATCAAGGTTGATAGCGTTGAAGAGTTAGTGAATAAACTGAAAAACGAGGCGAGGGTAATCTGA
- a CDS encoding alpha-galactosidase yields MQERKLIELTGKQTQLIIEVGEFAEILHWGNKVSGDLDRCRSALYRPVPQGRLDKDVSVTLSPELGRGLFSSPGLEGHRNGQDWAPVFVLKNIEQSDHKLSLESEDPQAGLCLSTEIQLDEYDVVKTRHTVTNTKSGQYQINRFANTLPLPAKAKELMTFYGRWVKEFQTQRQPLLHGGYQQENRRGRTSHEHYPALVAGSQNFSEIVGDVWGFHFAWSGNHRLRADVKADGRRYMQAEVIYLPGEVVLEEGESLTTPWLYASYSDRGLNGMSQQFHAHVRNSVISPDFTSKVRPVHLNTWEGIYFDHDPEYIMSMATQAAELGVERFIIDDGWFKARDDDTAALGDWFLDETKYPNGLEPVIAHVNRLGMEFGLWFEPEMINKDSDLYRAHPDWLLAVDGYEQPTGRNQYVIDLQNNDAFDYLYERLSHFLGQYNIAYIKWDMNREIVQPGHEGRASGVRQTERFYDLVDKLRTQFPHVSIESCASGGGRIDYEILKRTDRFWPSDNNDALERQHIQRGMSYFFPPEVMGSHIGSGHCHCSRRRHSIEFRGLTALFGHMGIELDPVKEDVTEKENFARYVALHKSIRPLLHSGTNWRIPTDDEAHQVQAVVSEDQSEAVVLVAQLAMPTNSLSGHLRIPGLNDQATYRVSVLDKPSFYEKIVNTQPSWTASGCEVSGSWCREVGIVLPVLDPETAMLIKLERIN; encoded by the coding sequence ATGCAAGAGCGAAAGCTGATTGAATTAACAGGAAAGCAGACTCAATTAATCATTGAAGTAGGAGAGTTTGCAGAGATACTGCATTGGGGAAATAAAGTTAGCGGGGATTTAGACCGCTGTCGTTCAGCCTTATACCGACCCGTTCCTCAGGGGCGTTTAGACAAAGATGTTTCTGTGACGTTGTCACCTGAGTTGGGGCGGGGACTATTCAGCAGCCCGGGTCTTGAGGGACATCGTAACGGGCAGGACTGGGCACCGGTATTTGTTCTGAAAAATATTGAACAAAGTGATCATAAACTCAGCCTTGAGAGTGAAGACCCGCAGGCAGGGCTTTGCCTGAGTACGGAAATCCAGCTGGATGAGTACGATGTTGTAAAAACCCGTCATACCGTAACCAATACGAAATCCGGTCAGTATCAGATCAACCGTTTTGCCAATACATTACCATTGCCGGCGAAAGCCAAAGAATTAATGACATTCTACGGGCGTTGGGTAAAAGAGTTTCAGACGCAGCGCCAGCCATTGCTTCACGGCGGTTATCAGCAGGAAAACCGCCGTGGCCGTACATCTCACGAGCACTATCCGGCTCTGGTTGCCGGTTCTCAGAATTTCAGTGAGATCGTTGGGGATGTATGGGGATTTCACTTTGCATGGAGTGGAAATCACCGGCTTCGTGCTGATGTCAAAGCGGATGGACGCCGTTATATGCAGGCTGAAGTGATTTACTTGCCGGGAGAAGTTGTTTTAGAGGAAGGTGAAAGTCTGACAACGCCGTGGCTTTATGCAAGTTATAGTGATCGTGGTCTGAATGGTATGAGTCAACAGTTCCATGCACATGTCCGTAATTCAGTGATTTCTCCTGATTTTACGTCAAAGGTCCGTCCGGTCCATCTGAATACCTGGGAAGGGATCTATTTCGACCATGACCCCGAGTACATTATGTCCATGGCAACTCAGGCTGCCGAGCTGGGAGTTGAGCGTTTTATCATTGATGATGGCTGGTTTAAAGCCCGGGATGATGATACCGCAGCGTTGGGTGACTGGTTTCTGGATGAAACAAAATACCCCAATGGACTGGAACCGGTGATCGCGCATGTCAATCGTTTGGGAATGGAATTTGGTCTTTGGTTTGAGCCGGAAATGATCAATAAAGATTCCGATCTTTACCGGGCTCATCCGGATTGGTTATTGGCTGTTGATGGTTATGAACAACCGACAGGAAGAAATCAATATGTCATTGATCTACAAAATAATGATGCGTTTGATTACCTATATGAAAGACTGTCGCATTTCTTAGGTCAGTACAATATTGCTTATATAAAATGGGATATGAATCGTGAAATTGTTCAGCCCGGGCACGAAGGCAGAGCTTCGGGTGTACGCCAGACAGAACGGTTTTATGACCTGGTTGATAAACTCCGTACGCAGTTTCCTCATGTCAGTATCGAGTCCTGTGCTTCCGGCGGTGGGCGAATTGATTATGAAATTCTCAAGCGTACGGATCGGTTCTGGCCATCAGACAATAATGATGCACTGGAAAGGCAGCATATTCAGCGGGGAATGAGCTACTTTTTCCCACCGGAGGTGATGGGCAGCCATATTGGTTCGGGGCACTGTCACTGTTCCCGCCGGCGTCACAGTATTGAGTTCCGTGGTCTGACTGCGTTGTTTGGACATATGGGAATCGAACTCGATCCGGTGAAAGAAGATGTGACGGAGAAAGAAAATTTTGCACGTTATGTCGCATTGCATAAATCAATACGGCCGCTACTTCATTCCGGAACAAACTGGCGGATTCCGACTGATGATGAAGCCCATCAGGTTCAGGCTGTCGTGTCTGAAGATCAGTCAGAAGCTGTCGTGTTAGTTGCACAACTCGCAATGCCAACCAACTCACTGAGCGGGCATTTAAGAATTCCCGGTCTGAATGATCAGGCAACATACCGGGTCTCTGTGTTGGATAAGCCATCGTTTTACGAGAAGATTGTCAATACTCAGCCATCATGGACAGCATCGGGTTGTGAAGTGTCAGGTTCCTGGTGCCGGGAAGTTGGCATTGTTCTGCCGGTACTCGATCCGGAAACAGCAATGCTGATTAAGTTGGAACGTATTAATTAA
- a CDS encoding late competence development ComFB family protein: MHISVDVHNYMENLVGQILSSDDFKERYDHEQLADLACLALSQLRPVYIRHDIDFLSALPEERLVKLKQFAKDAVEAGETMIQNDRRRNPEYREIPIVVATARYDDDLELEWYESPILGHHTDHQKEK; the protein is encoded by the coding sequence ATGCATATCAGTGTTGATGTCCATAATTATATGGAAAATTTAGTCGGTCAGATCCTGAGTTCAGATGATTTTAAGGAGCGATACGATCATGAACAATTGGCGGATCTTGCCTGTTTAGCGTTGAGTCAGCTTCGTCCCGTATATATTCGCCATGATATCGATTTCTTATCGGCTCTTCCGGAAGAACGGTTGGTGAAGTTAAAACAGTTTGCAAAAGATGCGGTTGAAGCCGGAGAAACGATGATTCAGAATGATCGCCGTCGGAATCCGGAGTATCGGGAAATTCCAATTGTTGTTGCAACAGCACGTTATGATGATGATTTAGAGTTGGAATGGTATGAGAGTCCGATTCTTGGTCATCATACGGATCATCAGAAGGAGAAATAA
- a CDS encoding GGDEF domain-containing protein: MPSMSVSPSWFRSLLPVLLIMAIHIGIGHEMITSLSNSSVLVNLPYVLFFTSLMIAQIFKQSRMGMLAVAQLLAYAVIQFRLQTPLTSGSTLLELSLLALLFPISCVMSYVFRDSGLVTKDFLYYLLAQGMFFLWSLLILDHFNQGNFPDIFTQLLSSVPQISRLPFILFLYLIVLSGITMLLLLRKNRKLDAVVYTSILLTSDVFVFFHIPHISSILFSISGIFLVLYVIAAGHELAFNDRLTNIPGRAALDNAMKHLGRRFTIAMIDVDHFKQFNDNYGHDTGDDVLKLVASRLRQVKGRAKVYRYGGEEFTVLFKGKTTEEAFDYLEALRQDIQDYDMHLRNTDKRPKNDKLGRMKRQKNQANSTVNITVSIGVSDSQSSRDPQEVIKYADQALYKAKKTGRNRVSAMNVVDK; this comes from the coding sequence ATGCCTTCAATGTCGGTCAGTCCTTCCTGGTTCCGTTCTCTGCTCCCTGTTTTACTTATCATGGCTATCCATATTGGTATTGGTCATGAAATGATCACTTCGCTATCAAATTCAAGTGTATTGGTCAATCTGCCCTATGTATTGTTTTTCACTTCATTAATGATCGCACAAATATTTAAACAGAGCCGAATGGGTATGCTGGCAGTGGCTCAGTTACTCGCCTATGCAGTCATACAATTTCGTTTACAAACACCATTAACGTCCGGTTCAACATTACTGGAGCTGTCTTTGCTGGCTCTGCTCTTTCCGATCAGTTGTGTCATGAGCTATGTATTTCGTGATTCCGGCCTGGTCACCAAAGATTTCTTATATTATCTGCTTGCCCAGGGAATGTTCTTTCTCTGGTCGTTGCTGATTCTCGATCATTTTAATCAGGGAAACTTTCCTGATATTTTCACGCAGTTGCTATCATCTGTTCCGCAGATATCGCGATTACCTTTCATTCTGTTTCTTTACCTGATCGTTCTGAGCGGTATCACTATGCTTCTGCTGCTGAGAAAAAACCGCAAACTCGATGCCGTCGTTTATACATCTATACTGCTTACATCCGATGTCTTCGTTTTTTTTCACATCCCTCACATCTCCAGCATACTATTTTCTATCTCAGGTATTTTTCTGGTGTTGTATGTCATCGCCGCCGGACATGAGCTCGCATTTAATGATCGATTAACCAATATTCCCGGTAGAGCCGCACTCGATAATGCAATGAAACATCTGGGGCGCCGTTTTACTATCGCAATGATCGACGTCGATCATTTCAAGCAATTTAATGATAACTATGGCCATGATACTGGAGATGATGTCTTAAAACTTGTTGCCAGCAGGCTACGTCAGGTGAAAGGAAGAGCTAAAGTCTATCGCTATGGCGGTGAGGAATTTACTGTTCTCTTTAAAGGTAAAACGACAGAAGAAGCATTCGACTATCTTGAAGCCTTACGTCAGGATATTCAGGATTACGACATGCACCTCCGAAACACTGACAAACGCCCCAAGAATGATAAGCTTGGTCGTATGAAACGTCAGAAAAATCAGGCAAATAGTACCGTTAATATCACTGTCAGCATCGGAGTCAGTGATAGTCAATCCAGCCGTGATCCTCAGGAAGTCATCAAATATGCTGATCAGGCACTTTACAAAGCAAAGAAAACCGGACGAAACAGAGTGTCGGCTATGAATGTCGTTGATAAATAG